CAAGGACTAAGGTTGTCCTTTTGAGAGGGTACACATCTTATTTCGTGACGGAGTGTCGCGTTACCATAAGCTTTTGAAAGTTCACATGAAGGTGAATAGCAGAAAGGATGAGACTCTGAAACGTAGTAATTCCATACTTACATGACTAAGAGGAAAATCAACAATCGAGACATGATTCTTTGTGAGAAACCGAAAACACAGATTTCCTGACATAATATTATCTCATTATTTGATTGTACGAACCTTACTCCAAAAGTTTGAAGGGTCAAAAAACAAACCGATATTTATTAAAGTAGAATCTATTTGAAACCCTGAATTTCAAAATAGTGCATGTTACTCCTGAATCTTCAAAAGTGATATTTTGCTCCCTCATAATTATATAGGAACATGTCATTTTCGCTCCAAACTTTGAATAGGAACAAGTTACTAATCCTGGACTTTCATTTTTATGCCGGCGAGACGTCCtattaaaatatgaaagtttTAAGGGAAAAATGGGAACTAACTTGAGGGCGTAAAGCGGTTTCCCAAAAATGAAGGTTGAGGCAAGTAAAAGTGCTACTTCTCGAATGGGTCTGAAAGTGCAATCTAATGAACATTTGAGAGGATAAAGTGTGAACCTTTAGAAGTTCAAGGTGTAAAGTAAAACACCTCCAAGATTCAGGAGACTGCAAATTGAACTTCCCTATATTTTCTGCAATTCCTTTTCATATTGCATATGCTTATTATGTCTGCAATCATGGAATACATTCATATAATATGAAGCTTAATAAGAAGTCCCGAGTTTAGCACCATGGACAGTTGTCTCATGGAAAACTTCAAAGCCCTCTAGGTGTTTACTTACACAAGATGACTCCATGCTCGGCAGTTTAGCACCTAATTGATAGGTCGTGCTGAAGTTACTGTTCATTGAAACAGACAAACTCGGTGAAAAAACCTCAGAACTCAGTTTCACGGTGGACCTCGGACGTATGCAATTGTTCCGAGTCGAATCTCTTTGGAAAGAAGATTTTTTGTCTCATGATTTCCTGCTCCTATCCCGTGCGAAACTTTCATCCATAGGTTAGCCTAAACAGATAAAGGTGAAAGAAAGAACGGCCCAACCCTGCAAAGGAGAAGCCGCATCAAACTGCATTCTGTACCGTCTGTTTTGAGGAAATGGAGTGAGTTTGTTTGGGATTGCATTAATCTTTACATTTAATTAGTTCTCAACGTATCGAAGCTCCGGCCAAAAGAATATGTCCATTTCCTTGGCCTAATGTCTTCCTCTTGCTAGTTGTTAACATTTGTATAGGTTTTTCCTTCTTAAAAAGGGTTCTGCTACGTGTCCTAGGTTCCACAAGCTGTCGGAGTTCGACGAAACCAAAAGGAGCTGCCGGAAGAGACTGGCTGGGCACAACGAGCGGCGGCGCAAAAGCTCCTATGATTATCAAGGAGAAGGCTCAAACTGAAAAATAAGAAGCAAGACTTTCACGAAGCCAGAGTCAAACGAAAGGGGGAGAATCTCTTCCCCTCCTCGTCAAATGCTCTCTTTTACAACCGAATTGGGGATCGAATTAAGACCCGAATTCCAGTTATGTGATCTTCTAAgcatgctctctctcttctgtcaaTCCTCAACTCTTTGAATGTCGTGACGTTTAAGCAATGTTTTTGAACTTGATGTTGCATTCATGCATTTGTTTCAAAGAGTATGCTTAAAGTATCATTTCGGCCAtctcttttcgttttttcttgtCGCAAACTGTTTATAATGAACATTTGATTTCTCACAACGCCAAAGCAATAAATTCTTTTTGTAGGGTGCTATCATAAAAGTTCAATAGGCATCGTGGTAGAAAGATTTGACAATATTTAGCTTGGACAACACCTTCTCTTGGAATATATGCATATAAAATTGATTTAATGGCAGCCAGAGATATATCTATCAAGGAACCCAATGAGAGACCTCAATTATTTGTTAACTAGGTTTCAGAGATGCGATAAATagattttcatttaagtcaacgTCGATTATAACCCCTAGCCTTCCAAGCTAACGAAGTAGGTTCTCTTACTGTTACCCGGCTTTTCCCCATTCCAAGTTAGGCTATcgctttctaaatttttaatgcTTGCGCGCATGCGATTTCTCTCTCTGTGCTTTCCTAAGGGTTAACATTTCTTCGGTACATTTAATGGGCAACTAGCATAATTGTGGATGGGTTTGATTGATGTGATTCCACCTCCGTCATCTTCAGAGTCTTGTTTTTTCCTCCCACCCCAAGTTTCGCTGTGTAAAGACAAAAAAAGCCACAGAAATGTACGGACGAAGCACTTGACATGATACTTGACAACTTTCTGTCACTATTGCAGCTGTAGCAACAAGGTAGACAGCTTAAGGAACTGTGTATGTGTCCTCTGGTACACGACATGACAATGCTTGATTAGCATGTCTTATTACCTTCATTAGTATCACAAACCTTCATAACATAAGTGGTTTTTGTGGAACTCCTGCAGCATTTATCGGTCACACATAATCCTGCGTAGGACATACGATAATCTACACACCTATCTTGAATTTTGATTGGCCTTGTTTGTTTCTTTGCAACACCATGTTGTCAATTTAGTGGTTTAGGAATCAATAGAGATGTGGGCTCTAAGCGTACGAAACATGCTCGGATCTCTACAACATGACGCGTGAACAATTTCATGGCGAGACCACAGCTCTTGTAGTTGAGAAATTTACCTATATTTTCATAGTTTCAGCTGTTTATTAAATCATTACTacatttaattgattgattcacCAGCACCACATTTGATTAAGTCATTACCTATGTTTATTTGATTGACTCACCAACATCACATCTGATTAAGTTATCCATTCCTGTGAAGTCATCAGCTCTTATTCGAATAGCTTACCGACTTTTATATGATTTCTTTGACATTTATGAACgtttttataataatataaattattatctcATGAATCTTTATTTGTGAAACTTATacacgttttgaaaattaactAACTAATGTAAAAGTTGAAAACTTAAAACTAATGATAGCTTAATCAGGAAAAGAAATTAGTCACTCGAGTTAAAGTTGATAATCTCATATAAGAgttagaaatttttgaaatgcTGGTAAGCTAAGTGAAGAGAAATTAGTATATTATTAGAAACGCAAGTAATTTACAAAGAATCAAATAAGCATCGGTGTTCCCTCTCTCCTTAGTGTAGCTTATGACCTATCGCATTATTCAACATCTACGTTGGGAGTTTTAATCGTGGTGGAGGTTATTTGGCAAAGAAAGCAAACATTTGTAATAACTCGTATAATGTTTGGTAATGCACCAGTTAGtaacctaataaaaaaaagtttgtgagTCACTTAAAtttaagttaataaaaaaaaagtttgtgagTCACTTAAATTAAGTTTGGTAATTCAatataagagttggtaaatttaaatTGCTGGTAAGGTATCCAAATAAAACTTAGCAAAATTATTACAAAAGTAGGCAATTAAACAACCTAATAAATGTTTGAAaataactcaaataagagtaaCATAGAATCCATTGGTAAATTGATAAGAGTTGATAAATCTATAAAGTTGGAAAGTTATGCAAATAAGAGTTAGTAAGTAATTTGAAAAGCTGGCAATTTTTGCAAACAACCATATAGATATTGGTAAATAACTCAAACAAAATGAGTTGGTTAGGTAATTCTGTAACTCaaggttggtaatttcatatgaCGGTTAATATAATGTTTGTCAGCTACATAATTAGAAGTAACTAAGTTGTTTGAAAATTTGGTGATATACAAATCGAAGATAAGTAACTAGAATAACAGGTGgtaatcaagaaaatttaagGTTGGTAATTTCCTATTAGATTAGTAAGTACTTTCTTGTGCCCACCAAATTTATGATATTattcaaattaaataaaatgataTGTATATGAATCTACTAACACGTCAAAAATTAAATGTTGTAAAAATTTTGAGTGTTTTGGATTAAAAAGGTTCATAGAGCATCTGTAACAAAATTTGGatcaagaaaaatgcaaaagataaaagTCTATTCGGACGCGCTCTACAAAAGtagataatttaaaataattaaataaatgcTATTAGTAGGAATTTGAAATAAGAACTTCAAAGTTTAAAAGTTTGTCGTTATGTACATGAAAGTTAGTAAGTTATCGAAAACGTTGCAAGTTACGGACAATTAAATGAACATTAGTAAgcaattcaaataaaaactaCTAACTTAATCAAAGAAAAGTAGATAAGTCGCGCAAACAACAATCAGTAGTGGTCAATTTAAAACATAGATATGTGATGCAAATAAAAATTAGTAAGTCATTTGAAAACATGGAATTTATAAATGGTAAGCAAATATACGCTAGTAAGCACTATGATAAGAGTAGATAATCTAATGTTGATTACCAATTTAACTggaaaaaaatgataagtcaCTGAAATTAAGGTTGGCAATTTCATATAAGAATTGGTAAATTCAAAATGTAGGTAAGTCCAAAATTAACAATTAGTAAATCGTCAAAAAGGTTTGCAATTTGCTAACAACCAAAATAAATGTCGATAACTAACTTGTAAGTATCCTAAACTTTAtactaaatattaaaaaaatcagtaAACCACTCAAAGTAACGTTGTTAATATCGttcaaaagttgataaatttaaaacgTTGATAAGTTCCTTGCAAACAAAACTTGCCAAgttattaaacaaaaaaaaaagatggtaaTATACAACCAATCTAAATAAAATTCGGTTTCAATTGGCCAGTCACATTGTTTTGCTGGCAACATTTGATACTTATCGATGTTAATAGAAATTTAAAAACGATGAAAAACCTATTtgttgttaatatttttttagctcGGAACTGTAGAATTTTGCTGGTCATTAGCATAATTACGATAATTTTTACTAAAAGCAAACTGGTGTCGGATTGGCGGACGATCCCTCTTGGTCGAGCGAAGAGACAATGATTAGAGTTGGGCCTGATGGATCAGACTAGTGAAGAGGAGAGGCATTTGTCAGAATCGATCTCTTCCGACAGGATAAGGTGGTGTTCTGAGTGGAGGCTGGATCACACTCCTAGTACTCATCTAGCGTCAGATGAAATATTCATACATGCTTCGCATAGTTTGGCTACTCTTTCCTTCTTAGTTCCATTGGCCAGCTAgagcttctcctcctcttcccgtTTCGAGACCCCCAAGGAACGGAATCCTCTGGCGCCGTATCGAAGATATAAGAAGACCAAGAATCCATCCTCGAAGATATTTTTCGCTAGTTAAGCCCGTGCATCTATGCACCGGCCACGGAGCGTTTGAGCGCTTTTACAGTGTCCTCTCCAATGCGTCCGTTCTTGGCATTCCCGATCGCTCAACATTGTTACACTTTAATCTAATGGCATGCTCCAATGATAGATCCAACAGGACGTGCCTCGTCTCTTCTTTCTAACAATAGGCAAGACGAACCCCGGTAAATTTTGGAGTCACCAAATCTTTGAACAGTCTTTGTTACAGAGGTTCGACGATTGTGAGTAAGTTCGGCGAATGCCTCCAAATATAACTGCAGTCAAATCCTCAATCTTTCCATTTCCCTGGAAAACACTTGCATCTTGAGAACATTGTACCTTTTTATCTATTGATAAGAGAATATCGAACAAAAGGCGGCTAAGAAATCTCCATCTCCAAGTTGAGGCCAAGGCTGCAATGCTTCGTCGTTGATGGAGGCTCATCAAAGAGCAACCACGCCCTCCACAGGCAAAGTCGCAATTCCTTTCTACCAAGTGAACCACCattaacatctctctctctctctctctcatcaaagAGCAACCACGCCCTCCACAGGCAAAGTCGCGATTCCTTTCCACCAAGTGAACCACCattaacatctctctctctctctctctctctcatcaaagAGCAACCACGCCCTCCACAGGCAAAGTCGCGATTCCTTTCTACCAAGTGAACCACCattgacatctctctctctctctctctctctctctctctctctctcacaactcACCAAACAACGAAAAGTCGAACAGACACCGCATTTCAATAACATTGCACTAAATTTTCCTTACTCTACGTACAGAATCCTCATAGAAAACACAACAATCGAGTGGTAAAGCCCATCAATCAAACCCAAAAAAGGAGCCTTAACAATTCTGATCTTGTGAAGCAATGTGCCGAATGACTTGAATTACATTTTACAGTCTCAGAGTCGAAATACTGGTAAAACACCCATCCACCGAACTAGATTAGTTTTGAAAGGTTGGAAACCCCAGTTATTGGTCACAGAATGagatggaaaaagaaagggCACTCTCCAAATAATTCATTAATCTTGTTGAAGAACCTGCCATGCTTTTGCAATCAGCGGTAGCAACACAAGTACTTTGATAATTTCCACACAGTGAATGGATTCCCTCAGTCGTGCCGAATACCTAATATTTTCATGGCCAGTTCCCAGGTGACAATGGCAGCTGCATTAGCAGGAAACGCCCGAACTATAGTCGGACCGAATCCTGCATAACACCCTCTAAGACCCGCTCTCCTATAAATCTACAGCCAGAGAAAGATGAAACATAGAAGTGtgacttaaatgaaaagatGCCCGATTGGATAACGACGTTATATCAGATACGAGCAGCTACTGCACCCGATCATGATACTTACTGAGTTTAAGACTCTGAAAGGATTTCTTGGAGCATCTCTATCAGGGGTAGTCTGAATTATCGTCTTGGCCACATCCAAGGGCAAAACAGCAGACCAGAACTGTAGAAAGAACAGAGAAAGTGAGTAGCGGCGCCAATAAATGCCGACATAGATGACCAAAAGAGAATGCTCAAGAAAATCAATAATCTTTCACAAAGGTAACTTACAGCTACCCCACCAAGACCACCAGTCACGATCCCAATACCAATATCAATGAGATGTCTGCGCTGAGATGAATCAGCATTCAGATGCAATTGCAAGTGCATGTAATGGCGAACATACTCATAAGTGCTAAAGAAGACGGCATTTCCTATAGATTCCCTCAACAACGTCGTAAAACCTCCACGAAAAATTCCTGTAACCTGAATACTTTCCCATTACTTGATGAATACAACTTCGATTGACATATCAACTAAACAACAAATGCTCTCACCCCTTCGGCTTTTACGGTTTTAATGGCACAATCTAGAGGACTGCTGTATCTACTGGATTTCGGAACAACCGAATCAGTGCCTTGAACTTGCATCCTACACTGGAGATGAAATGTCAAagtagggaaaagaaaattggagaCAACAAAAATAACAGGACAAAATCCATGTCCTGCCTAAATCATCCGAGTGAAGTTACCTTGACTAGCTCAGATGGACATAACACAAAACTGATGATAGATCCACCATAAGCTGCAGCAGGAATGATGACTTGGGGTTGAGGCAAATCAGTTTGCAAGCCCCtctttatttatataaaaaaaaaaaaggacatatatgAAGAGTAAATACAAGCTATAAACACATCCGGAAGGAATTCAATGTGAATAATTTCTCAGCAAATGAATGACTTAAAAAATCCATCGAAGCTGCTCACTTATTTTCTCACATGCCTGCAAAGACTGTTTCGTTTGTGAATAAATTCCAAAAAGAAGTGAACTCTCAAAGGCCACTCCAACAAAGGATGAAGTAGCTCCTCTTTACAAACCTCTAACCTGCAAAAGAttataatttcttttagaaGAACAATTTATTTCATAGTTCTCTTAGATAAAAGACAGATTTGAAGTACAGATAGAAGAAGTAATGCAGTCATGATCAGTAAGTATGAAACAGAGACGACCCAAATGTCAGGTCTTAACTTGGTAATATCCGTTTCTAATGCATTATTCACTTCCAGAAAACAGTCTCATTTTGTTACCCCCTCCAGGAATTATGAGTTTATCCCTTGAAGATTGCGGACAACCGAAAGAGCGGGAGCAGATTTCTTTCATTATTTATCAACTCAGGAAGCGCAAATGGAATTTAAAAAAGACAAGCTGAATCCCTTCTgtcctttttcttatttatgtGCTGTGCTGAAAGTAAGCCACACCCATATAGCCTTTTGTATGTAGAATGACAATGCAATGGTGAGCATATACCATCATATGTCAACCCATGACAATCCAACAGCCACAGTTTACGAGATAGAACACTTAAATGGACTTAAAGGCCAAGCTTAAGAAACATACTCCTTCAGTTTTTAGGACTCGTGCAGCACAATGCAAACCATTTCTATACTTGATTCCACCAACTTCAGTATTGTGTTTTTGAAGCTTCACCtgaaataagaaatgaagaagagCTTGCACGTAAACAGGAGATTGATAGAACAAAATACCCCAATTATTG
This sequence is a window from Rhodamnia argentea isolate NSW1041297 chromosome 3, ASM2092103v1, whole genome shotgun sequence. Protein-coding genes within it:
- the LOC115750387 gene encoding LOW QUALITY PROTEIN: mitochondrial arginine transporter BAC1 (The sequence of the model RefSeq protein was modified relative to this genomic sequence to represent the inferred CDS: substituted 1 base at 1 genomic stop codon), translated to MAESSGYKEYVAGLVAGVATVVIGHPFDTVKVKLQKHNTEVGGIKYRNGLHCAARVLKTEGVRGLXRGATSSFVGVAFESSLLFGIYSQTKQSLQRGLQTDLPQPQVIIPAAAYGGSIISFVLCPSELVKCRMQVQGTDSVVPKSSRYSSPLDCAIKTVKAEGVTGIFRGGFTTLLRESIGNAVFFSTYEYVRHYMHLQLHLNADSSQRRHLIDIGIGIVTGGLGGVAFWSAVLPLDVAKTIIQTTPDRDAPRNPFRVLNSIYRRAGLRGCYAGFGPTIVRAFPANAAAIVTWELAMKILGIRHD